A single genomic interval of Rhodothermales bacterium harbors:
- a CDS encoding MgtC/SapB family protein, with protein sequence MDILLEELTGGLPDWTQFTRFVIRLVAAMLLGAIVGYERERAGKAAGLRTHMLVAMGSTLLIISCAAAELSVDGISRAVQGIITGIGFIGAGAILKRSDEGEIEGLTTAAGIFMTAATGVAVGLGLIGLALLSVLMTWVVLGVLGIVSARISMKNATSADDAKR encoded by the coding sequence ATGGATATTTTACTCGAAGAACTCACCGGCGGTCTACCTGATTGGACTCAGTTCACACGCTTCGTCATCCGGCTCGTCGCGGCAATGCTTCTGGGCGCGATCGTTGGCTACGAACGCGAGCGCGCCGGCAAGGCGGCCGGCCTGCGCACGCACATGCTCGTCGCGATGGGCAGCACGCTATTAATCATCAGCTGTGCCGCGGCGGAGTTGTCGGTGGATGGAATCTCGCGGGCGGTACAGGGGATTATAACCGGAATCGGCTTTATTGGCGCCGGCGCGATTCTTAAGCGCAGCGATGAAGGTGAGATCGAGGGACTGACGACGGCCGCCGGAATTTTCATGACCGCGGCCACCGGCGTAGCGGTGGGCCTCGGACTTATAGGGTTAGCGCTGCTCAGCGTACTCATGACGTGGGTGGTTCTCGGTGTGCTGGGCATTGTCAGCGCACGCATCAGTATGAAAAACGCCACATCCGCGGACGATGCAAAAAGGTAA
- a CDS encoding ABC transporter permease: MLQSYFTIAWRSLRRQAGYAAINLFGLALGIACFLLAILFIRHEYSFDTYHPDADRLYRLVVLSGFGEKQWGTARLATPCRRWTHRPRTSNR, translated from the coding sequence ATGCTGCAAAGCTACTTCACCATCGCCTGGCGCAGTCTGCGCCGGCAAGCCGGTTACGCGGCCATCAACCTGTTCGGCCTTGCGCTTGGCATCGCCTGCTTCCTCCTGGCGATACTCTTCATCCGCCACGAATACAGCTTCGACACCTATCACCCCGATGCCGATCGGCTGTACCGCCTCGTCGTTCTCAGTGGGTTTGGGGAGAAACAGTGGGGGACGGCACGGCTGGCGACCCCCTGCCGGAGATGGACGCATCGTCCACGGACGTCGAACAGGTAA
- a CDS encoding ABC transporter permease: MDASSTDVEQVTRIRRCGTDRIEHDGTWYLDVTMKCAESGLFGVLGFDLLRGDPGQVLDRPHTAVVTSSLAERLFGQEDPIGRTLPIQVFDTLAAVEITGVMADIPKNTHSRPTFSSHAHR; encoded by the coding sequence ATGGACGCATCGTCCACGGACGTCGAACAGGTAACACGCATCAGACGCTGCGGCACGGATCGCATCGAACACGATGGGACCTGGTACCTGGACGTCACGATGAAGTGCGCGGAAAGCGGCCTGTTTGGCGTACTTGGATTCGATCTGCTTCGGGGTGATCCTGGCCAGGTGCTCGATAGGCCGCATACGGCCGTCGTTACGTCTTCGCTTGCCGAACGTCTGTTCGGCCAAGAAGACCCGATCGGACGCACCCTGCCCATTCAGGTCTTCGACACGCTCGCCGCCGTTGAAATCACCGGCGTGATGGCCGACATCCCGAAAAACACGCATTCACGGCCGACCTTTTCCTCTCACGCGCATCGCTGA
- a CDS encoding FtsX-like permease family protein, protein MRILTLIRDTQGKSHVEDIDFELVTAIHFSSIFTERQGDSRYVWLLSAIALIVLLIACANYMNLATARAMNRRREVGLRKVVGAHRTQLMRQFLVEAIVLAALALPVAVLFLLAALPTFNALAETDVRLLTADFVKLVAIAAVLAVPIAYYAAKRWLEAFAFHIDIAPTPFLAAGIVALLVAMATTGFQAYRATRTDPVESLRHE, encoded by the coding sequence GTGCGCATCCTGACCCTAATCCGCGACACACAGGGTAAGTCACATGTGGAGGACATCGATTTTGAGCTGGTCACGGCTATCCACTTTTCTTCCATTTTTACCGAGCGGCAGGGTGATAGCCGGTACGTATGGCTCCTCTCGGCCATCGCGCTGATCGTGCTGCTTATTGCCTGCGCGAACTATATGAACCTGGCCACGGCCCGCGCGATGAACCGGCGGCGTGAAGTGGGACTTCGCAAGGTAGTTGGCGCGCATCGCACACAGCTCATGCGCCAGTTCCTTGTCGAGGCGATCGTACTCGCCGCGCTGGCGCTGCCTGTGGCTGTGCTGTTTCTCCTTGCCGCCCTCCCGACGTTTAATGCTCTGGCCGAAACAGACGTCCGGCTCCTTACAGCCGACTTCGTCAAATTGGTCGCCATCGCGGCCGTACTGGCCGTGCCGATCGCCTACTATGCCGCTAAGCGGTGGCTAGAGGCCTTTGCCTTTCACATCGACATCGCGCCAACGCCGTTCCTGGCCGCCGGCATCGTCGCCCTCCTTGTGGCCATGGCTACAACAGGGTTCCAGGCGTACCGCGCGACGCGGACGGATCCCGTCGAATCGCTGCGGCATG